A genomic region of Dactylococcopsis salina PCC 8305 contains the following coding sequences:
- a CDS encoding DUF3086 domain-containing protein: MTVDKQKRTIHEQALLKTEKPNLENNLDLDELKAEKARLEQEIKTLEAEKQKRIAAEATETKTALAKMVQDSLKELEEKRQNLQQSVEQLERRRDRAEQEMRTTFAGVSQELAVRLQGFKDYLVGSLQDLAVAAEQLDLPSMEEPVAEANPLPTTPPPETKAASPQFTQQEWQEESKQIRTLLDQYRAFPDYYGPPWQLRRTFEPIHADRAQEWFFSLAGRGAIPTMGSRLQNILVASAIISVLYDIYGEQLRTLVLADSPERLGEWRRGLQDCLGISRSDFGPNRGVVLFESPESLIQRANRIMENEDLPLIIIDQSENEVDLSLLQFPLWLAFAKDFQKTEGYSF; this comes from the coding sequence ATGACAGTTGATAAACAGAAGCGAACAATCCACGAACAAGCATTGCTGAAAACCGAAAAGCCGAATTTAGAAAATAATCTTGATTTAGATGAGTTAAAAGCCGAAAAAGCACGGTTAGAACAGGAGATTAAAACCTTAGAAGCGGAGAAACAAAAACGGATTGCAGCCGAAGCAACTGAAACGAAAACCGCTTTGGCGAAAATGGTACAAGACAGTTTAAAAGAACTGGAGGAAAAGCGGCAAAATTTACAGCAATCTGTAGAACAATTAGAACGACGGCGCGATCGCGCAGAACAAGAAATGCGAACCACTTTCGCTGGTGTATCTCAAGAGTTAGCAGTACGTTTACAAGGATTCAAAGATTATTTAGTGGGGAGTTTACAAGATTTAGCGGTGGCTGCGGAACAATTAGATTTACCCAGTATGGAAGAACCCGTCGCCGAAGCGAATCCCCTTCCCACTACACCCCCACCCGAAACGAAGGCTGCTTCCCCCCAATTTACCCAACAGGAATGGCAAGAAGAATCAAAACAGATTCGCACCCTTTTAGATCAATACCGCGCTTTTCCCGACTATTATGGCCCCCCTTGGCAACTGCGACGGACATTTGAACCCATCCACGCCGATCGCGCCCAAGAATGGTTTTTTAGTCTTGCGGGAAGAGGGGCGATTCCGACAATGGGGAGTCGTCTTCAGAATATTTTAGTGGCTTCGGCGATTATTTCTGTCTTGTATGATATTTATGGAGAACAGTTACGAACGCTGGTTTTAGCGGATTCTCCCGAACGACTGGGAGAATGGCGGCGAGGATTACAAGATTGTCTGGGAATTTCTCGCAGTGATTTCGGTCCGAATCGAGGGGTGGTTTTATTTGAAAGTCCTGAGTCTCTCATCCAGAGGGCCAATCGGATCATGGAAAATGAAGATTTACCATTGATTATTATTGACCAAAGCGAGAATGAGGTGGATTTATCGTTACTTCAGTTTCC
- a CDS encoding DUF3119 family protein yields the protein MTSTTATSKQETVTLSPDYRLPAAILAIALGLIFLGNSMILGSQLFSLIVLILGIIISLFSFFLTLQTAIIRLSFTEEALLVYRSQKLIRKFPYSDWSNWEIFWKPVPILFYFREVKSIHFVPVLFDVKTLRKCLEERITINN from the coding sequence ATGACATCAACCACTGCTACTTCCAAACAAGAAACGGTTACTTTATCTCCTGATTATCGTTTACCTGCAGCGATTTTAGCGATCGCACTCGGCTTAATTTTTTTGGGTAATTCGATGATCTTAGGGAGTCAATTATTCTCTTTAATCGTGCTAATTTTAGGAATAATTATTAGCCTGTTTTCATTTTTTCTCACTCTACAAACGGCAATCATTCGCCTCAGTTTTACAGAAGAAGCGCTCTTAGTTTATCGTTCTCAGAAATTAATCCGTAAGTTTCCTTATTCGGACTGGAGTAATTGGGAAATTTTCTGGAAACCAGTTCCAATTTTGTTTTATTTCCGAGAAGTGAAAAGCATTCATTTTGTTCCTGTTTTATTCGATGTGAAAACTTTAAGAAAATGCTTAGAAGAACGGATTACAATTAATAATTAA
- a CDS encoding MlaE family lipid ABC transporter permease subunit has product MALKTGLGSWLQRLMAALFLGGQILLHLKPHKIHRRNTLEQMAVVGPDSLLIALVTAGFVGMVFTIQVAREFINFGAGTAVGGVLAIALTRELAPVLTAVVLAGRVGSAFAAEIGTMQVTEQIDALYILKTDPIEYLVIPRIIACCTMLPILTILSLITGMAGGLLIAITVYNLSDTVFLDSAKSFLGLWDLISAMIKASVFGMLIAIIGCNWGLTTTGGAKGVGQSTTTAVVTALLAIFISNFLLSWLMFQGAGSAFQGI; this is encoded by the coding sequence ATGGCGTTGAAAACAGGTTTGGGGTCATGGTTACAGCGTTTAATGGCAGCGCTGTTTTTAGGGGGGCAAATTCTCTTACATTTAAAACCCCATAAAATTCATCGTCGTAATACCCTAGAACAAATGGCGGTGGTGGGACCAGATTCTCTTCTGATTGCCCTAGTTACCGCTGGTTTTGTGGGGATGGTGTTTACTATTCAAGTGGCAAGGGAGTTTATTAATTTTGGTGCTGGAACGGCAGTGGGAGGGGTTCTCGCGATCGCGCTCACGAGGGAGTTAGCACCCGTGTTAACGGCGGTAGTGCTTGCAGGGCGTGTAGGGTCGGCATTTGCGGCGGAAATTGGCACAATGCAAGTCACCGAACAAATTGACGCGCTTTATATTCTGAAAACCGATCCGATCGAATATTTAGTGATCCCTCGAATTATCGCCTGTTGTACCATGCTTCCCATTTTGACCATTTTATCTTTAATTACAGGAATGGCAGGAGGATTACTGATTGCGATCACGGTTTATAATCTTTCTGATACGGTGTTTTTAGATTCAGCAAAGAGTTTTTTAGGATTATGGGATTTAATCAGTGCCATGATTAAAGCCAGTGTCTTTGGGATGTTAATTGCTATTATCGGTTGTAATTGGGGATTAACCACCACAGGCGGCGCGAAAGGAGTGGGACAATCCACAACCACCGCAGTAGTAACGGCGTTACTCGCGATTTTTATCAGTAATTTTTTATTATCTTGGCTGATGTTTCAAGGGGCTGGTAGTGCCTTTCAGGGAATTTAA
- the hmpF gene encoding pilus motility taxis protein HmpF: protein MGGTRTVLHLLACQQNDNRWSAIPGEETVSTDDVTQAFGEGALVTVNLGANRQVQGKVELAGARVANLLQTFSRQLEKTKGQEQEIEDWKESLGIQAKELNRRQSELEKAEEALEEKEQQLSQLEKERAEIQRLREQWESDRAELEGAWNQLRGEQQRLETLQEELKDKQGLTPEQTASLRALVEQVERSIEATKTTLQPLQESQNLVLEKTTAIQSQWKTLDQERQQAEDKQNQARELWEQLSQLRQQFQEKQGNLLQSQQSLATVQSQLETKQQIVTYLGTQLQKQSEARDILSRLVINSPQLKIQQDVDIQSLEEMPIEQLEKEFNSMKKSFDGAVSFVKDQEEELDYQLQSVRDLEAQLETANNEEKENIKNELAEEQDRYRFLEKTLVGQRRNLMAREDILEQHKKNLKRRRGEEHEEEEVTKVDLSPIFNKIDSQRDYSEDEFHQVNEEIETLQARVKELEAKVKEQQQECENTRVEINKSESKWLDIQREADELSTRVEVNGEILHQREKELQSIREQLETVATEAEKINSEDQQNQLAQVRKLLDDSLP, encoded by the coding sequence ATGGGTGGAACAAGAACCGTTCTTCATTTGCTGGCTTGTCAACAAAATGACAATCGTTGGAGTGCGATTCCAGGAGAGGAAACGGTTTCGACAGATGATGTGACTCAGGCGTTTGGTGAGGGGGCGTTGGTAACGGTAAATTTGGGGGCAAACCGACAGGTTCAGGGTAAGGTGGAGTTAGCTGGAGCGCGAGTCGCTAATTTATTACAAACCTTTTCTCGCCAATTAGAAAAAACGAAGGGACAAGAACAAGAAATTGAGGACTGGAAAGAGTCTTTAGGGATACAAGCCAAAGAACTAAATCGTCGTCAAAGTGAGTTAGAGAAAGCTGAGGAGGCGTTAGAGGAAAAGGAACAACAACTCAGTCAGTTAGAAAAGGAACGAGCAGAAATTCAACGGCTACGGGAACAATGGGAGAGCGATCGCGCTGAGTTAGAAGGCGCATGGAATCAGCTACGCGGTGAACAACAGCGTTTAGAAACCCTACAAGAGGAACTCAAGGATAAACAAGGACTCACTCCTGAACAAACGGCTTCTCTCCGCGCTTTGGTGGAACAGGTGGAACGTTCGATCGAGGCGACAAAAACCACGCTTCAACCGCTTCAGGAAAGCCAAAATTTGGTTCTGGAAAAAACCACTGCGATCCAAAGTCAATGGAAAACCTTAGATCAGGAGCGACAACAAGCAGAAGACAAACAAAATCAAGCTCGCGAACTCTGGGAACAGTTAAGCCAACTGCGCCAACAGTTTCAAGAAAAACAAGGGAATTTACTTCAATCACAGCAAAGTTTAGCTACAGTTCAAAGTCAACTGGAGACAAAACAACAAATTGTGACTTATTTGGGGACACAATTACAAAAACAAAGTGAAGCGCGAGATATTTTATCCCGTTTGGTGATTAATTCTCCTCAATTAAAAATTCAGCAAGATGTTGATATTCAATCTTTAGAGGAAATGCCGATCGAGCAATTAGAAAAAGAATTTAATTCGATGAAAAAATCTTTTGATGGTGCGGTTTCTTTCGTAAAAGATCAAGAGGAAGAGTTAGACTATCAATTACAAAGCGTTCGCGATCTAGAAGCACAATTAGAAACAGCAAATAATGAGGAAAAAGAAAATATAAAAAACGAATTAGCAGAAGAACAAGATAGGTATCGCTTTCTTGAAAAAACTTTAGTGGGTCAACGGCGCAATTTAATGGCGCGAGAGGATATTTTAGAACAACATAAAAAAAACCTCAAACGTCGTCGCGGTGAAGAACATGAAGAGGAAGAAGTGACGAAAGTCGATTTAAGTCCCATTTTTAATAAAATTGATAGTCAGCGCGATTATAGTGAAGATGAATTTCATCAGGTTAATGAAGAAATAGAAACCTTACAAGCGCGAGTAAAAGAGTTGGAAGCGAAAGTAAAAGAGCAACAACAAGAGTGCGAAAATACTCGCGTAGAAATTAATAAATCAGAATCGAAGTGGTTAGATATTCAAAGAGAAGCGGATGAGTTATCGACTCGTGTCGAAGTAAATGGAGAGATTTTACATCAACGAGAAAAAGAGTTACAAAGCATCCGTGAACAATTAGAAACGGTGGCGACAGAAGCAGAAAAAATTAATTCGGAAGATCAACAAAATCAATTGGCACAGGTACGAAAATTATTAGATGATAGTTTACCTTAA
- a CDS encoding CheW domain-containing protein — MVNSTAFGEENNQSALNEAEDLSAEIQSYEPPEGELHLRLYLPSKRELAIPATGIREVVSQSPSLITPIPNASVLLLGTMNLRGQVVWVADLGQFLGEPGTLTTERSEIPVITIEGEEMIMGLAVEQIAGMEWLEPEALEMASNLSDEIAPFILGEWEEEGSALLLLDPSAILRSARWAA, encoded by the coding sequence ATGGTTAACTCAACCGCATTCGGAGAAGAAAACAATCAATCCGCTCTTAACGAAGCAGAAGATTTAAGTGCAGAAATCCAATCTTATGAACCACCAGAAGGAGAACTGCATTTGCGTCTTTATCTTCCTTCTAAAAGAGAACTGGCAATTCCAGCAACAGGGATTCGGGAAGTGGTTTCTCAATCCCCCAGTTTAATCACTCCCATTCCCAACGCTTCAGTCTTGTTATTAGGAACAATGAATTTACGGGGACAAGTGGTTTGGGTTGCCGACTTAGGGCAATTTCTAGGAGAGCCAGGAACTTTAACCACAGAACGCTCAGAGATTCCCGTGATTACCATTGAAGGTGAAGAAATGATCATGGGATTAGCCGTCGAACAAATTGCAGGGATGGAGTGGCTTGAACCAGAAGCGCTAGAAATGGCAAGTAATTTGTCTGATGAAATCGCTCCCTTTATTCTGGGAGAATGGGAAGAAGAAGGCTCGGCTTTGTTATTGCTTGATCCCTCAGCAATTCTGCGTTCAGCACGATGGGCAGCTTAA
- a CDS encoding methyl-accepting chemotaxis protein, giving the protein MASSIKNQNDYERAKTAYITGNYEEAASIIEKLAESSPSDPEILLLRGHIYCYFQEFDQAREQYNLVIENTDSAEYIDCANSGLETVRQWLDAPFRDDSIDEPTEASEFPFGDLSEDEITAISALDDDDDDEPLTNLKDTGFSPSQNLDSTHRQVATEISNSQRTNLDDDDPDTAKASPPTPTAEETNANQALFTTSNQEGAGLFSSTASQQGTNDLSFDGEGESNEPIVEQEQGLLAFLDQVSLAKKQQILADAVGVASAVVVALGSFGISSFGENQPGFFGNLVKSSALGLVGGVGSGAVTWVMGGLVVKQVKRSTGDLQAQLYAVQQGNLQAKATVYSQDEFGQLATGFNQMTRVVSTTTKEAQRKAQEQEQAKEDLQRQVIRLLDDVEGVARGDLTVQAEVSADVLGAVADAFNLTIRNLRTIVQQVKEAARQVNEGAAESSSFARGLSEDALRQAEELAVSLNSSQMMTESIQRVADNAKEAESVARTASETALKGGEAVDSTVAGILQIRETVAQSTRKVKRLAESSQEISKIVSVISQIATRTNNLALNASIEAARAGEAGRGFAVIADEVRQLADRSSKSLREIEKIVLQIQSETSFVMIAMEEGTQQVIEGTERAEQAKNALEDIIQASNRIDSLVESITADTVEQSKTAQSVAQVMQSVEMTAQGTSQESQQVSTALQNLVSLAGDLLASVERFRVNPEDELKS; this is encoded by the coding sequence ATGGCATCAAGTATTAAAAACCAAAATGATTATGAACGGGCAAAAACTGCCTATATAACGGGAAATTATGAAGAAGCCGCTTCGATCATAGAAAAGTTAGCAGAATCTTCACCCAGTGATCCAGAAATTTTACTGCTCAGAGGTCATATTTATTGCTATTTTCAAGAGTTTGATCAGGCTCGCGAACAATATAATTTAGTGATAGAAAATACAGACAGCGCCGAATATATTGATTGTGCGAATTCTGGACTGGAAACCGTGAGACAGTGGTTAGATGCTCCTTTTCGTGATGATTCGATCGATGAGCCGACCGAAGCATCAGAGTTTCCCTTTGGCGATTTATCAGAAGACGAAATTACTGCAATTTCAGCACTAGATGATGATGACGATGATGAACCTTTAACTAATCTCAAAGACACAGGCTTTTCTCCTTCACAAAACCTCGACAGCACTCATCGCCAAGTGGCGACGGAAATCAGTAATAGTCAAAGGACAAATCTTGATGATGATGATCCTGATACCGCCAAAGCAAGTCCACCAACCCCCACCGCAGAAGAAACCAATGCTAACCAGGCTCTATTTACAACAAGCAATCAGGAGGGGGCTGGATTATTTAGTTCCACCGCGTCTCAACAAGGAACAAATGATCTCTCCTTCGATGGAGAAGGTGAAAGCAACGAACCAATTGTCGAACAAGAACAAGGTCTTCTCGCCTTTTTAGATCAGGTCTCTCTAGCCAAGAAACAACAAATCCTTGCCGACGCGGTGGGAGTAGCTTCGGCGGTGGTGGTCGCTTTGGGGAGTTTTGGTATTTCTTCTTTCGGAGAAAATCAACCTGGCTTCTTTGGTAATTTGGTTAAATCCAGTGCTTTAGGGTTAGTCGGTGGTGTCGGTAGTGGTGCTGTCACTTGGGTAATGGGCGGTTTGGTGGTTAAGCAGGTGAAACGCTCCACAGGAGATTTACAAGCCCAGTTATATGCTGTCCAACAAGGAAATTTACAAGCAAAAGCGACCGTTTATTCTCAAGATGAATTTGGACAACTCGCCACTGGGTTTAATCAGATGACGCGAGTGGTTTCGACTACCACTAAGGAAGCGCAACGGAAAGCACAAGAACAAGAACAAGCGAAAGAAGATTTACAGCGTCAGGTGATTCGCTTACTGGATGACGTGGAAGGCGTAGCGAGAGGAGACTTAACGGTACAAGCGGAGGTGAGTGCTGACGTTCTCGGTGCGGTGGCGGATGCGTTTAACTTAACGATTCGTAATCTACGGACGATCGTCCAACAGGTAAAAGAAGCGGCGCGACAGGTGAACGAAGGGGCGGCAGAAAGTTCTTCTTTTGCGCGAGGTCTTTCGGAAGATGCGTTAAGACAAGCGGAAGAATTAGCGGTGAGTTTGAACTCATCCCAAATGATGACCGAATCCATTCAACGGGTAGCAGATAACGCGAAAGAAGCCGAGTCAGTGGCTCGAACCGCATCAGAAACCGCCCTGAAAGGTGGGGAGGCGGTGGATAGTACCGTCGCGGGGATTCTGCAAATTCGAGAAACGGTGGCTCAAAGTACCCGCAAGGTAAAACGTCTGGCGGAATCCTCCCAAGAGATTTCTAAAATTGTCTCGGTCATTTCTCAAATTGCTACTCGAACCAATAATTTAGCGTTGAATGCCTCCATTGAGGCGGCGCGTGCTGGTGAAGCAGGTCGCGGTTTCGCGGTGATTGCTGACGAGGTTCGACAGTTAGCGGATCGATCGAGCAAATCTTTACGGGAGATTGAAAAAATCGTACTGCAAATCCAGAGTGAAACCAGTTTCGTGATGATTGCGATGGAAGAGGGAACACAACAGGTAATTGAGGGAACAGAACGAGCGGAACAAGCGAAAAATGCCCTAGAGGATATTATTCAGGCATCTAACCGCATTGATTCTCTTGTTGAGTCGATTACCGCCGATACCGTAGAACAGTCAAAAACCGCTCAATCGGTGGCACAGGTAATGCAATCAGTGGAAATGACCGCTCAAGGAACATCCCAAGAATCGCAACAAGTTTCTACGGCTCTCCAAAATCTGGTAAGTTTAGCAGGGGATTTACTGGCTTCTGTGGAACGATTCCGTGTTAATCCCGAAGATGAACTAAAAAGTTAG